The window CCGCGGCGTAGACCGGCGCGGCATAGACCACGTCGGCATCGTTGAAGGCGCCCTGGAAGTCTTCCATGTGATCGCGCAGGCGCGTGAAGCGGTGCGGCTGGACCACGGCGATGACGCGGTTCTTCACGCCCTCGCGCGCGGCGGCGAGCACGGCGCGGATCTCTACCGGGTGATGGCCGTAATCGTCGATGACCGTGACCTCGCCACCCTCGCCAGCGCCTTCCAGCGCGATCTCGCCCACCTTGGTAAAGCGACGCTTGACCCCGCCGAACTTGGAAAAGCCGGTCTGGATGCACGCGTCCGAGCAGCCCATCTCCACCGCGACGCCGATCGCCGCGAGGGCGTTCTGTACGTTGTGGCGGCCCGGCATCGGCAGTTCGATGCCCTCGATCCGGCGGAACGAGCCGTCGCGCTGGCGCAGCGCCACGTCGAAGCGGTTGCCGCCCGGAACCGGCGTCACGTTCTCGCCGCGAATGTCGGCCTGCGCGGAAAAGCCGTAAGTCACCACGCGGCGGTCGCGCACCTTGGGGATGATCGCCTGCACTTCGGGATGATCGATGCACAGCATCGCCGCGCCGTAGAACGGCACGTTCTCGATGAATTCGACGAAGCTCTGCTTGATCCTGTCGAACGAGCCGTAGTGATCGAGGTGCTCGGGATCGATGTTGGTGACGATGGCGATAGTGCCGTCGAGCCGCAGGAACGAGCCGTCGCTCTCGTCGGCCTCGACCACCATCCAGTCGCTCTCGCCCAGACGCGCGTTCGATCCGTAGGCGTTGATGATGCCGCCGTTGATCACCGTGGGATCGACGCCGCCCGCATCGAGCAGCGCCGCGACCAGCGAGGTCGTCGTCGTCTTGCCGTGGGTGCCGGCCACCGCGACGGTGTTCTTGAGGCGCATCAGTTCGGCCAGCATCTCGGCGCGGCGCACCACCGGGATGCGGTGCTCCAGCGCATAGACGACTTCGGGGTTCTCGCGCTTGACCGCCGTGGAGGTGACGACCACCGCCGCACCCTCGACGTTTTCCGCCGCGTGGCCGATCATGACCTTGATCCCGCGCGCGCGCAGGCCTTCGACCACATAGCCCTCGGCAATGTCCGAACCCTGCACGGCATAGCCCAGGTTGTGCATCACTTCGGCAATGCCCGACATGCCGATGCCGCCGATGCCGACGAAGTGGATCGTCCCGATATCGGTGCCGACGCCCTTCATTCGCCGAACTCCTTCGCCAGCGCTTCGCCGGAAAGGGGGGCAACGGGCTTCGGGGTCATGCGGATTACGTCCTGAATGGGAGTGGCGCCGAAGCTCTCGACAATGTCGGCAAGGTCGGCGGCGGCATTGGGATAGCCGCAGTTCCATGCGGCATGGGCGGCATTGCCCAGCGTTTCGGGATGCTGCGCCATGGCGAGGATCTGCTTGGCCAGTTCGCTGGCGGTAAACTTGTCCTGCCGGATCGATCGCGCCCCGCCCGCCACGACGATCTCGCGCGCGTTGGCGGCCTGATGATCGTCGGTGGCGATCGGCAGCGGCACGAGGATCGCGGGACGGCCCACGGCGGTCAGCTCGGCAATGGTCGAGGCGCCCGAGCGGCCGATGAACAGGTGGGCATCGGCCAGACGCTCGGCCATGTCCTCGAAGTAGGTGGCGAGTTCGGCAGGGATGCCGTGGCTGGCATAGCGCTGGCGCACCGCGTCGATATCCTCGGCACGGCACTGCTGGATCACCTGCAGGCGCGAGCGCAGCGCGGTGGGCAGCATGGCAAGGCCATCGGGCACCACTTCCGACAGCACCCGTGCGCCCTGGCTGCCGCCGGTGACGAGGATGCGCAGCAGGCTGTCCTCGGTGAAATCGGGGAACGGCCGCTCCCGCAGCGCCATCACCTCTTCGCGCACCGGATTGCCGACCAGCGTGACCTTGGGGGCCAGCTTGGGATCGAGGCGGTCCACCTGCGCCGAGGAGGTCGCCAGCGCATTGGCCTTGGCGGCGAAGCGGCGGTTGACGCGGCCAGCACCGCGTTCTGCTCGTGCAGCACGGTCGGGATCTTCGCCGAAGTCGCCGCCATCAGCGTGGGCACCGAAGGATAGCCGCCAAAGCCGATCACCGCGCTCGGCTGGAAGCCCTCGAACAGGCGCAGCGCCATGCGGCGCCCTTCGAGCACGCCCAGCGCGCCCTTGATCCAGTTCAGCGGGTTCTTCCCGCGATGCGGCCTGGCGGCAGGATATGCGCGGGCATGAAATCGGGCTTGCCGGGAATCCTCGCGCCGCGCTCGTCGGTGATGAGCGCGACGTGGTGGCCGCGCTTCTCCAGCTCGACCGCCAGCGCGAAGGCCGGGATCAAGTGTCCGCCGGTCCCGCCCGCGGCGAGCACATAGTGACGGCTGACGGTAGTC of the Novosphingobium sp. 9 genome contains:
- the murC gene encoding UDP-N-acetylmuramate--L-alanine ligase; translation: MKGVGTDIGTIHFVGIGGIGMSGIAEVMHNLGYAVQGSDIAEGYVVEGLRARGIKVMIGHAAENVEGAAVVVTSTAVKRENPEVVYALEHRIPVVRRAEMLAELMRLKNTVAVAGTHGKTTTTSLVAALLDAGGVDPTVINGGIINAYGSNARLGESDWMVVEADESDGSFLRLDGTIAIVTNIDPEHLDHYGSFDRIKQSFVEFIENVPFYGAAMLCIDHPEVQAIIPKVRDRRVVTYGFSAQADIRGENVTPVPGGNRFDVALRQRDGSFRRIEGIELPMPGRHNVQNALAAIGVAVEMGCSDACIQTGFSKFGGVKRRFTKVGEIALEGAGEGGEVTVIDDYGHHPVEIRAVLAAAREGVKNRVIAVVQPHRFTRLRDHMEDFQGAFNDADVVYAAPVYAAGEAPLDGIDSAAMVAGMKARGHRSAQVIAGADALADALAGSIQPGDMIVCLGAGDITKWAAGLADAIRSRRAG